The following are encoded together in the Candidatus Woesebacteria bacterium genome:
- a CDS encoding phage holin family protein, whose amino-acid sequence MRIIIKLSISIFALAVVSYLVPGFVFTNVYALIVAAVVIGIINTFIRPVLQIVALPLTIITFGVSAFLINVFLLWLASVLVPGFEITNFFTAVVGSIALSLTTFFLRRLEKNGKN is encoded by the coding sequence ATGCGTATTATAATCAAATTATCGATAAGTATCTTCGCTTTGGCTGTTGTATCATATCTTGTTCCCGGTTTTGTGTTCACCAATGTTTACGCATTAATTGTCGCGGCAGTCGTAATTGGAATAATAAACACCTTCATTCGCCCGGTTCTGCAAATTGTTGCACTCCCACTAACTATTATTACGTTTGGGGTATCCGCATTCTTGATTAATGTATTCTTGTTGTGGTTGGCAAGTGTTCTCGTGCCCGGATTCGAGATCACTAATTTCTTTACAGCTGTTGTCGGCTCTATTGCCTTAAGCCTGACAACTTTCTTTCTACGCCGACTCGAGAAGAATGGAAAAAACTAA
- a CDS encoding prolyl oligopeptidase family serine peptidase, with protein MKINYIILFINILATLFLLYLYLVNNSKTSLDTKVVSVETPLNKYTIENLSHVKLNNYDIVATTTIENDNYTSLIFSFEFNPDFDSTDTKITTGLINIPKSQGEVNKFPLIIMIRGYVDPGNYETGTGTKNAGYYFAEHGFITLAPDFLGYAGSDINATDIFESRFQTYTTVLALISKLGDPQFMKLINNTWDQKNIFIWAHSNGGQIALTVLTAQGYTFPTSLWAPVTKPFPYSILYYTDESEDGGKFIRRKLSDFEHLYNTDLFSFTNYLDNLHAPLMIHQGTNDNAVPKSWNDSFVINLNNLDKEVEYHTYPNANHNLQPFWDEVVEKDVMFFTSHLIDKDHLF; from the coding sequence ATGAAAATTAACTATATTATATTATTTATAAATATTCTTGCTACCTTATTTTTGCTATATCTTTATTTAGTAAATAATTCCAAGACATCACTGGACACAAAAGTTGTCAGTGTTGAAACTCCTCTCAATAAATATACGATTGAAAATTTGTCACACGTCAAGCTAAATAATTACGATATCGTCGCAACCACTACGATTGAAAACGATAATTACACTTCACTAATTTTCTCATTTGAATTTAATCCCGATTTTGACTCAACCGATACAAAAATAACAACCGGTTTAATCAACATTCCCAAATCACAAGGAGAGGTAAATAAATTTCCATTAATTATAATGATCAGAGGGTATGTCGATCCGGGTAACTACGAAACGGGAACAGGCACAAAAAACGCAGGTTACTATTTCGCAGAGCATGGTTTTATAACACTTGCTCCCGACTTTTTGGGTTACGCAGGAAGTGACATTAATGCAACGGACATTTTCGAGTCGAGATTTCAAACTTACACAACCGTCCTTGCACTAATAAGCAAATTAGGTGATCCACAGTTTATGAAACTAATCAATAATACATGGGATCAAAAAAACATATTCATTTGGGCACATTCTAACGGAGGACAAATAGCATTAACGGTATTAACTGCACAAGGATATACATTTCCTACATCACTCTGGGCTCCTGTTACCAAACCTTTTCCGTATTCAATTCTTTACTACACAGATGAATCAGAGGACGGTGGTAAATTCATTCGACGTAAACTGTCCGACTTCGAGCATCTCTATAATACCGATTTATTTTCCTTTACCAATTATTTAGATAATTTGCATGCCCCGTTAATGATTCATCAGGGAACTAACGACAACGCCGTCCCCAAATCCTGGAACGATAGTTTTGTAATAAATTTAAACAATTTGGACAAAGAGGTTGAATATCACACGTATCCAAATGCCAATCATAATCTACAGCCATTCTGGGATGAAGTTGTCGAAAAAGACGTGATGTTTTTTACAAGTCACCTGATTGACAAAGACCATCTATTTTAG
- a CDS encoding Nramp family divalent metal transporter: MSKLNPLLIHKELPNPWPLKKLIGPSFIILGVGLGSGELILWPYLTSNFGLGIMWAAALGITFQFFLNMEIERYSLITGESIFVGLTRKYGRFTPLWFILTTLIPWMWPGIIASSATVLAYAMGIEYAAWIGISLLILQGFLYSLGHVIYNTQENIQKTIILVGVPFIFLLTLYFADTTSLKFLLSGLIGRGEGFVFLPKGIPIATFLAALAYAGAGGNLNLAQSLYVKEKGYGMGKFSGRITSLFKGSKENITLEGTTFEITPQNMLKFKIWWKRINIEHITVFWFTGLMTMIMLSLLSYVTVFHNPDVVTSINFVIQESVVIAHKTFPFLGNFFLIMAAIMLFGTQFSVYGSNARIASENLVILNKEKFKINNLPKYFYVFLWLQIAAGIWILGSGFTEPLTLVVTGAVLNAFSMFIYSGLILWLNLTSLAKPLRPGFIRIFFVGLAFVFYGSFSAYTIYLNITKFI; encoded by the coding sequence ATGTCTAAACTTAATCCTTTACTTATTCACAAAGAGCTTCCTAATCCTTGGCCACTAAAAAAACTTATTGGTCCTTCTTTTATAATTCTAGGTGTCGGACTCGGAAGCGGTGAATTAATACTCTGGCCATATCTCACCTCAAATTTTGGGTTAGGAATTATGTGGGCTGCAGCTCTTGGCATTACTTTCCAATTCTTTCTCAATATGGAAATTGAACGGTATTCACTTATTACAGGCGAGAGTATTTTTGTCGGATTAACAAGAAAGTATGGCCGGTTTACTCCTTTGTGGTTTATCCTCACGACACTCATTCCATGGATGTGGCCAGGAATAATAGCTTCCTCGGCAACCGTGTTGGCTTATGCAATGGGGATCGAATATGCTGCATGGATTGGTATTTCACTTCTTATTCTCCAAGGTTTTTTATATAGCTTGGGACACGTAATTTATAACACCCAAGAAAATATTCAAAAAACAATAATTCTTGTGGGTGTTCCCTTTATTTTTCTTCTGACATTGTATTTTGCCGATACGACCAGCTTGAAGTTTTTATTGTCAGGTCTTATTGGTAGGGGAGAAGGTTTTGTTTTTCTTCCAAAAGGAATTCCGATTGCGACGTTTCTAGCGGCGCTTGCATATGCCGGTGCAGGAGGTAATTTAAATCTTGCGCAATCGCTTTACGTTAAAGAAAAAGGTTATGGCATGGGAAAATTTTCAGGACGAATTACAAGTTTATTTAAAGGCAGCAAGGAAAACATTACACTGGAGGGAACTACATTTGAAATAACTCCGCAAAACATGCTCAAATTTAAAATATGGTGGAAGAGAATCAACATCGAACACATAACTGTTTTTTGGTTTACCGGCCTTATGACCATGATCATGCTATCACTTCTTAGCTACGTGACCGTTTTTCATAACCCTGATGTTGTAACCAGTATTAATTTTGTAATCCAAGAATCTGTCGTCATTGCTCACAAAACTTTTCCGTTTTTGGGCAATTTCTTTTTAATCATGGCAGCGATTATGTTATTCGGAACTCAATTTAGCGTATACGGTAGTAATGCAAGAATAGCTAGTGAAAATCTCGTCATACTAAATAAAGAAAAGTTTAAAATTAATAATTTACCAAAATATTTTTACGTTTTTCTTTGGCTTCAAATCGCGGCAGGAATTTGGATTTTAGGATCGGGATTTACCGAACCTTTGACTTTAGTAGTCACCGGTGCCGTGTTAAACGCTTTTTCAATGTTTATCTACTCGGGTCTTATTTTGTGGTTAAATTTAACGTCTCTTGCAAAACCGTTGCGTCCCGGTTTTATTAGAATATTTTTTGTCGGGCTTGCTTTTGTCTTCTATGGAAGTTTCAGCGCTTATACCATTTATCTAAATATCACTAAATTTATTTAG
- a CDS encoding anti-sigma factor, which produces MKERELKQKNLIILLGAGLLVILVLLVGGFFKNSRFAPGFNKLKVALPQNIVNRISSPHGNIIETVLDNPNSLRARLTDVTKGTSSGVAYVLHEENSLTHYVKANLPELTDDFSYEGWLVNPTTNAYISTGKFNKVGEGEYSLTYMTQKDYMGYDKVVVTIEKILDSTPETHVLEGLAK; this is translated from the coding sequence ATGAAGGAAAGAGAGCTTAAACAAAAGAATCTAATTATTCTTCTTGGTGCTGGTTTACTTGTTATTTTAGTATTACTTGTCGGCGGTTTCTTCAAAAATAGCAGATTTGCTCCTGGATTTAATAAACTAAAGGTAGCTCTTCCTCAAAATATCGTTAACAGGATCAGTTCTCCCCACGGGAACATAATAGAAACCGTTTTAGATAATCCAAATTCACTTAGGGCGAGACTAACGGATGTAACAAAGGGAACTTCTTCGGGGGTTGCTTATGTGCTTCACGAAGAAAATTCCTTGACTCACTACGTCAAGGCCAATCTTCCTGAATTGACCGATGATTTTTCTTACGAAGGATGGCTCGTTAATCCCACGACAAACGCCTATATATCAACCGGAAAATTTAACAAGGTAGGGGAGGGTGAGTATTCACTTACTTACATGACGCAGAAAGATTATATGGGTTACGATAAAGTTGTTGTCACTATAGAAAAAATTCTCGATAGTACTCCGGAAACTCACGTTCTTGAAGGTCTTGCCAAATAA
- a CDS encoding DUF2207 domain-containing protein, whose translation MKNSIHAKGGNDTPVYSRRSIITCLACVCIFFGVTRVSASSDTGWIIDSFHSDITINENTSIEIVETISTDFYDLNKHGIYRDIPIVYKTASGNNIDLKFNLHGVSDVDGNLLSTSVKKSGNKMTIRIGDPDTTVTGKQTYVISYGLTRGLTQPGSTAEFYWNVNGTDWPVIITKPTATIHAPKGSIIDTVCFAGFYGTSTSDCKINYQQDVVVIESRYLNPGENFTLAVSLDKNKLIFPSINQEILWFVQDNVIYISPLFVFLIMLYLYMKNGRDRKFKNIFFEQAGVDFVSPFERVRESFIYKPIDNLSPGEVGLLVDERVHMRDITAITIDLARKGYFKIKEIKKGKIFKTTEYELTFSGLNEDALKDFEKSVLDMLFSPTRSKDTLVSLNKLPKDAYKYQQDIKDKLYNNMTQNKFFHGNPNSVRNKYVVWGVVILISFIALSTLTAKYPFLSVGGFVFSGILSCVIIIVFGIFMPARTAKGRKLLSDVVGLREYVRVGLWRQKKYELWNYFEEILPYTIAFGLTHKFIDAFEDAKIKPPDWYQSSGNFNPSLFIGALGNFDNTFSQGINATRPKSASSGGSGFSGGFSGGGFGGGGGGSW comes from the coding sequence ATGAAGAATAGTATCCACGCCAAAGGTGGAAATGATACCCCGGTCTATAGTCGACGGAGTATTATTACTTGTCTAGCATGTGTGTGTATATTCTTTGGTGTTACCCGGGTAAGCGCCTCGAGTGATACGGGGTGGATTATTGACAGTTTTCATTCCGATATAACCATAAATGAAAATACGAGTATTGAAATTGTTGAAACCATCTCAACAGATTTTTACGATCTAAATAAACATGGCATTTACAGAGATATCCCGATTGTTTACAAAACGGCTAGTGGGAACAATATAGATCTGAAATTTAATTTGCATGGTGTTTCGGATGTCGATGGTAATTTACTGTCCACGAGTGTCAAAAAATCCGGAAACAAAATGACTATCAGGATCGGAGATCCAGATACAACCGTGACCGGTAAACAAACCTATGTAATAAGCTATGGTCTGACAAGAGGCTTGACGCAACCTGGTAGCACTGCTGAATTTTACTGGAATGTAAATGGAACCGATTGGCCGGTAATTATTACAAAACCGACAGCAACAATTCATGCACCAAAAGGGTCGATTATAGACACCGTTTGTTTCGCTGGGTTTTATGGTACAAGTACAAGTGATTGTAAAATTAATTACCAACAAGATGTTGTGGTAATTGAATCAAGATATTTAAACCCAGGTGAAAATTTTACACTTGCCGTCTCGCTAGACAAAAATAAGTTGATATTTCCAAGTATTAACCAAGAAATCTTATGGTTTGTCCAAGATAACGTGATTTATATATCTCCTTTGTTTGTATTTTTAATAATGCTCTATCTTTATATGAAAAATGGACGAGATAGAAAATTTAAAAATATATTTTTTGAACAAGCGGGTGTAGATTTCGTCTCACCTTTCGAAAGGGTTAGGGAATCATTTATTTACAAGCCAATTGACAATTTATCACCTGGAGAGGTCGGGTTATTGGTCGACGAGAGGGTACACATGCGCGATATTACCGCGATTACCATCGACCTTGCGAGAAAAGGATATTTCAAAATAAAGGAAATCAAAAAAGGAAAAATATTTAAAACTACCGAGTACGAATTGACGTTTAGCGGATTAAATGAAGATGCGCTTAAAGATTTTGAAAAGTCGGTACTTGATATGCTTTTTTCACCTACTAGAAGCAAAGACACTCTGGTTAGTTTAAACAAATTGCCCAAAGATGCTTATAAGTATCAGCAAGACATAAAAGACAAGCTTTACAATAACATGACTCAAAATAAATTCTTTCATGGCAACCCCAATAGTGTGAGGAATAAATATGTCGTATGGGGTGTTGTAATTTTAATTTCGTTTATTGCATTATCGACATTAACTGCAAAATACCCATTCTTGAGTGTAGGTGGATTTGTTTTCTCGGGAATATTATCTTGTGTGATTATTATTGTATTTGGAATTTTTATGCCGGCACGAACCGCTAAGGGACGGAAATTGTTATCTGACGTTGTTGGTTTAAGGGAGTACGTGAGGGTGGGATTGTGGAGACAAAAAAAGTACGAACTATGGAATTATTTTGAAGAGATTCTTCCCTATACAATAGCATTTGGTTTAACCCATAAATTTATTGATGCGTTTGAAGACGCAAAAATCAAACCACCCGATTGGTATCAATCCAGCGGTAATTTTAACCCGTCACTTTTTATTGGAGCTTTAGGTAATTTTGATAATACGTTTTCTCAAGGCATAAATGCGACACGCCCAAAATCAGCGTCGTCGGGTGGATCCGGTTTTTCTGGTGGATTTTCAGGGGGTGGATTTGGTGGCGGTGGCGGAGGAAGTTGGTAA
- a CDS encoding DUF2207 domain-containing protein, producing MIILACVPLFILFIFWYLRGRDNRYRSDMIYYTPDDRSERRVSLFEKNFIPFVYHPIDGITPSELGVIIDERVNMVDIYAEIFELARQGFVDVKKLSELGFEKLKDEYCFIKTTKTLDEVEIGKLKNHQRYLLRELFRFSNYLRSFQYLCKKYDIEESEIESIGKKISQKKYVLYEGLRYHFHESLSGYTEKLYDNMVHDGFFYTKPNKVRKVWLMYYLIMNSVVFLIIYMNSFAINQDVVVFTCLLIPGFILSYLMPNKTSKGYSYYRQATGLKWYLNKSMWKSDTLNKRMFVDAIFPFAVALGVSRSLVNDIKKLAISPPQYMGDENSFYKLIGSIFVARL from the coding sequence ATGATTATATTAGCTTGTGTTCCTCTTTTTATACTATTTATATTCTGGTATTTACGTGGACGAGACAATAGATATCGAAGTGACATGATTTATTACACCCCTGACGATAGAAGTGAAAGACGTGTTTCGCTTTTTGAAAAGAATTTTATACCTTTTGTATACCATCCGATTGATGGTATCACTCCTTCCGAACTGGGTGTAATAATCGATGAGCGTGTCAACATGGTTGATATATATGCTGAGATATTTGAACTTGCTAGACAAGGTTTTGTTGATGTTAAAAAACTATCCGAATTAGGTTTCGAAAAACTTAAAGATGAATATTGCTTCATCAAAACAACAAAAACTTTGGATGAGGTAGAAATAGGTAAACTCAAAAACCATCAACGATATTTATTACGCGAGCTATTTAGATTTTCGAACTATTTAAGAAGCTTTCAATATTTGTGTAAAAAGTACGACATTGAGGAAAGCGAAATTGAATCGATCGGCAAGAAAATTTCACAGAAGAAATATGTTTTATATGAAGGTCTTCGATATCATTTCCACGAAAGCTTGTCGGGATATACAGAGAAATTATATGACAATATGGTGCATGATGGATTTTTTTATACGAAACCGAACAAAGTGCGCAAGGTGTGGCTAATGTATTATTTGATTATGAATTCTGTCGTATTTCTAATAATCTATATGAATAGTTTTGCGATTAATCAAGATGTAGTAGTTTTTACGTGTTTGTTAATCCCCGGATTTATTTTATCTTATCTGATGCCCAACAAAACCTCAAAAGGCTATTCTTATTATCGGCAAGCTACAGGCTTGAAATGGTACTTGAATAAAAGCATGTGGAAAAGTGACACACTAAATAAAAGAATGTTTGTAGACGCAATATTTCCTTTTGCGGTAGCTCTGGGTGTTTCGAGAAGTTTAGTAAACGACATAAAGAAGTTGGCTATTTCTCCACCGCAATACATGGGTGATGAGAATAGTTTCTACAAACTAATCGGATCTATATTTGTCGCCCGTTTATAA
- a CDS encoding PD-(D/E)XK nuclease family protein: MATDKYSAVWVSHSSIGDFLKCPRLYYLRNVYKDPKTNHKITLMTPPLALGQAVHEVVEGLSKLPTDIRLQVPLSKKLDVAWEKISGKKGGFQNRNEEKDYKDRAYNMLKRIEEKPGLILEKAVKIKKDLPHYYLDESENIILCGKIDWLKWNEKDDSVDIVDFKTGKNEEHEDSLQLPIYHLLVANTQGRKVSSAYYWYLDKDGEPLKMTLPPLIEAREKVLDIAKRIKLGRQINHLKCPKNGCFACRDMERVFLGEGELVNISDYNQDIYILHK, translated from the coding sequence ATGGCCACAGATAAATATAGTGCTGTTTGGGTAAGTCATTCTTCAATTGGTGATTTTCTAAAATGTCCTAGATTATATTATTTACGCAATGTTTACAAAGATCCCAAAACAAACCATAAAATTACGCTCATGACACCCCCACTGGCGTTGGGTCAGGCGGTCCACGAAGTTGTTGAGGGGTTATCAAAATTACCGACAGATATAAGATTGCAAGTACCGTTGTCGAAAAAGCTCGACGTTGCATGGGAAAAAATATCAGGTAAAAAAGGTGGATTTCAAAATCGAAATGAGGAGAAAGATTACAAAGACCGGGCTTATAACATGCTTAAAAGAATAGAAGAGAAACCAGGGCTTATTTTGGAAAAAGCTGTCAAAATTAAAAAAGATCTTCCTCATTATTACTTGGATGAAAGCGAGAATATTATTCTATGTGGGAAAATAGACTGGTTAAAATGGAACGAGAAAGACGACTCTGTCGATATTGTAGACTTCAAAACCGGGAAAAATGAAGAACATGAGGATTCTTTACAACTACCTATTTATCACCTATTGGTTGCTAATACCCAAGGAAGAAAAGTATCGAGTGCATATTATTGGTATTTGGACAAAGATGGTGAGCCGCTGAAAATGACTCTTCCGCCTCTAATAGAAGCTCGTGAGAAAGTGTTAGACATTGCCAAAAGAATAAAGTTGGGTCGGCAGATTAATCACTTAAAATGTCCAAAGAATGGCTGTTTTGCCTGTCGGGATATGGAGCGAGTATTTTTGGGTGAAGGTGAACTTGTAAATATTAGTGATTATAACCAAGATATCTATATACTCCATAAATAG
- a CDS encoding lamin tail domain-containing protein, protein MPKRQLHYAILFVVLTTAFYLYKSFSPQNVYSALSNHVVISEIQISGNSANDEFVELYNPTGSAINLEGWRLTRKTASGTESNLIANISGTIPANGYFLITHASYEGSTTADSNYSATSNAIASNNTVILYSDAGVTMMDKVGMGNAIDFEVQAVSNPEALGSIERKANSYSTSQSMSAGGLDEHSGNGEDSENNVSDFVVKTISTPQNNLSQTEASQAVSATPTPSVSTTPSPTPTTTQSVVLISEVQISGTTATDEFVELYNPTQNVIDLTGWKLAKKTVSGTQSNLVTELPENSLINSYGYFLIAHNDYDDQISSDQQYSTSSSLASNNTVILIDADGNISDKVGMGEAVDFESQAYNSPDTDISIERKASAGSTVETMQTGGEDEYMGNRYDTNNNHNDFITRNIPNPQNKNSALEPRTDNVTPTPTLGITSTPTPTLTTTPIPTTVPSTPTPTIGLTPTPTPTPTPGNQGMVIAYFPLSNTTCRLHFEIRKFRFFIMISPRIVCSK, encoded by the coding sequence ATGCCAAAGAGACAACTACATTACGCGATTCTTTTTGTTGTGTTAACAACGGCTTTTTATTTATATAAGTCGTTTAGCCCCCAAAACGTTTATTCCGCATTATCAAATCATGTTGTCATCTCTGAAATACAAATTTCCGGTAATTCCGCCAATGATGAATTTGTGGAACTATATAATCCTACAGGTAGTGCAATTAATCTCGAAGGTTGGAGATTAACTCGCAAAACAGCAAGTGGTACAGAGTCCAATCTTATAGCAAACATTTCAGGAACAATCCCGGCAAATGGATATTTTCTAATTACCCACGCAAGTTATGAGGGAAGTACCACTGCTGACTCAAATTATTCGGCAACATCAAATGCCATTGCAAGTAACAATACCGTCATTTTATATAGTGATGCTGGTGTAACCATGATGGACAAAGTGGGGATGGGTAATGCTATTGACTTCGAGGTTCAAGCAGTTTCAAACCCCGAAGCACTCGGTAGTATCGAAAGAAAAGCAAATTCATATTCAACCAGTCAATCGATGTCTGCCGGAGGATTAGATGAACACTCAGGTAATGGTGAAGACTCCGAAAACAACGTCTCCGATTTCGTAGTCAAAACAATATCGACACCGCAAAATAACCTTTCACAAACGGAAGCAAGTCAAGCTGTTAGCGCTACACCAACACCATCTGTGTCGACCACACCATCTCCGACACCAACAACTACCCAGTCGGTGGTGTTGATATCTGAAGTTCAAATATCCGGTACAACTGCAACTGACGAATTCGTGGAACTCTACAATCCCACTCAGAATGTCATCGATCTAACCGGCTGGAAACTCGCTAAAAAGACCGTAAGTGGTACACAATCGAATCTCGTTACTGAACTACCGGAAAATTCACTGATTAATTCATACGGGTATTTCTTAATTGCACACAATGATTATGATGACCAGATATCTTCCGACCAACAATATTCGACGTCATCATCTCTTGCTTCAAACAATACAGTAATCCTAATTGACGCTGATGGAAATATATCTGACAAAGTCGGAATGGGAGAGGCTGTTGATTTTGAATCTCAAGCATATAATTCACCCGACACGGACATTAGTATTGAAAGAAAAGCTTCTGCCGGCTCAACTGTCGAAACAATGCAGACAGGCGGGGAAGATGAATACATGGGGAATAGATATGATACAAATAACAATCACAATGACTTTATCACTCGCAACATTCCAAATCCACAAAATAAAAATTCTGCCTTGGAACCTCGCACCGACAATGTAACCCCTACACCGACTTTAGGCATTACATCAACACCCACACCAACACTTACCACCACCCCAATTCCAACAACCGTCCCAAGCACTCCCACTCCAACCATCGGCTTAACTCCGACACCTACTCCAACCCCAACACCAGGTAATCAAGGAATGGTAATAGCCTACTTTCCTCTTTCCAATACCACATGCCGTCTGCATTTCGAGATTAGAAAATTCCGATTTTTCATAATGATTTCCCCCAGAATTGTGTGTAGCAAGTAA
- a CDS encoding DUF192 domain-containing protein translates to MNKYFILACIVASLVFLYIFKDNHYLHNIINYQTAVNESKRTLTEIEINGVAITVEVAKTEEAIQRGLSGREVLATNHGMLFIFDKGNRYPIFWMKDMKFPLDIIWINDSTIVDISKNISNPNPGDTTNLPLYKPGHPADTILEVNAGFSDIHNIRVGDLVKYKLEN, encoded by the coding sequence ATGAATAAATATTTCATATTGGCATGTATAGTCGCATCTTTAGTATTTTTATATATCTTCAAAGATAACCACTATCTTCACAATATTATAAATTACCAAACAGCGGTCAATGAAAGCAAGCGCACTCTAACCGAAATAGAAATTAACGGTGTTGCCATTACTGTCGAAGTAGCAAAAACCGAAGAAGCAATACAAAGAGGATTGTCGGGAAGGGAAGTACTGGCCACAAACCATGGTATGTTATTTATATTTGACAAAGGTAATCGGTATCCCATATTTTGGATGAAGGATATGAAATTTCCTCTTGATATTATCTGGATAAATGACAGTACAATAGTTGATATTTCAAAAAATATCTCAAATCCGAATCCGGGAGACACCACTAATCTACCTCTTTATAAACCCGGTCATCCAGCCGATACCATTCTGGAAGTTAACGCTGGTTTTAGCGACATTCACAACATTCGTGTCGGAGATTTAGTCAAATATAAATTGGAGAATTAA
- a CDS encoding glucosaminidase domain-containing protein, which translates to MRLSILLLAILFFFSIKSVYAGELLVAGNSAYLKKTTVTHNDYRTTVLKNYLESKNSPLALYTDELIFEADRNGLDWRLIPAITGVESGFGKRIPPNSHNAYGWAGGKYKFDSWEQSISIVANTLRVKYIDKNALTVHQIGRIYAPPSQTWAYNVGYFIKQIDESPLNFSL; encoded by the coding sequence ATGAGATTAAGTATTTTACTATTGGCGATATTATTTTTCTTTAGTATTAAATCTGTTTATGCGGGGGAATTGTTGGTGGCCGGAAATTCTGCCTATCTCAAAAAGACAACTGTTACCCATAATGACTATCGAACGACTGTCTTGAAAAACTACCTTGAAAGTAAAAACTCACCTCTGGCTTTGTACACTGATGAATTAATTTTTGAAGCAGACCGCAATGGCTTGGATTGGCGTCTTATTCCCGCTATAACCGGTGTTGAATCCGGTTTTGGTAAACGTATTCCTCCAAACTCACACAATGCGTATGGTTGGGCAGGAGGAAAATACAAGTTTGATTCTTGGGAACAGTCAATTAGTATAGTGGCAAATACTCTTCGCGTAAAATATATTGATAAAAACGCACTTACCGTTCATCAGATCGGCCGTATTTACGCGCCTCCTTCCCAAACATGGGCGTACAATGTGGGCTACTTCATCAAACAAATAGACGAAAGTCCATTAAATTTTTCACTTTAA
- a CDS encoding class I SAM-dependent methyltransferase, whose product MSAHYDSYDYPSYWEGRTYEHEAEVSAIKYLLNKIAHIRTVIDIGAGYGRLSPLYIHRARKIILTDPSSKLLKIARLKLPNKKVIFLQAKAETLPDKLRKKSADLVICVRVAHHINDIDTLLKITNDLLVNNGYFIFEFANKRHLKAIFSEFIQGNFTFALDIFPIDLRSKRAKKQHTLPFVNYHPDVIKRKLVQNGFVIKEVLSVSNIRSAFLKKHMSVNNLIEIEKLLRKPFSKFSLGPSVFILARKKGSL is encoded by the coding sequence ATGTCAGCTCATTACGACAGTTACGACTACCCATCTTATTGGGAAGGAAGAACTTATGAACACGAAGCGGAAGTTAGTGCGATTAAATATTTGCTAAATAAGATTGCACATATACGCACCGTCATCGACATCGGTGCGGGTTATGGCAGGTTGTCACCCCTATATATCCACAGAGCTCGAAAAATAATTCTCACCGACCCTTCCAGTAAACTCCTTAAAATCGCCCGACTCAAATTACCCAACAAAAAAGTAATCTTTTTACAAGCTAAGGCGGAGACCCTTCCCGACAAATTACGAAAAAAATCGGCGGATTTAGTTATATGTGTACGCGTTGCTCACCACATTAACGATATCGATACGCTTCTAAAAATAACCAACGACTTACTGGTAAATAATGGTTATTTTATTTTCGAGTTTGCCAATAAACGCCATCTTAAAGCTATATTTTCTGAATTTATCCAGGGTAACTTCACTTTTGCACTTGATATATTTCCGATTGATTTAAGAAGCAAGCGTGCTAAAAAACAACACACCTTACCTTTCGTCAATTACCACCCTGACGTCATAAAAAGAAAACTTGTGCAAAATGGTTTTGTAATTAAGGAAGTATTGTCGGTGTCAAATATCAGAAGCGCATTTTTGAAAAAACATATGTCAGTCAATAATTTGATTGAAATTGAAAAACTACTGAGAAAACCTTTTTCCAAATTCAGTCTCGGACCATCGGTTTTCATTTTGGCTCGTAAAAAGGGATCTCTGTAA